The proteins below come from a single Sorghum bicolor cultivar BTx623 chromosome 4, Sorghum_bicolor_NCBIv3, whole genome shotgun sequence genomic window:
- the LOC8081665 gene encoding uncharacterized protein LOC8081665, with protein sequence MVKEFHLRNKYVNYTKSQIQDKEVQLKKDYMVLKEARQQSGASKNEDKNMVQGSPSLWNNLKTSYPKFKKFRNNKARFHYFMLWENFMMFHFQVAGESFAFTILTVCKCKAKVR encoded by the exons ATGgtgaaggagttccatctgagGAACAAGTATGTCAACTACACAAAGAGTCAGATTCAAGATAAAGAAGTGCAGCTAAAGAAAGACTATATGGTGCTGAAAGAAGCAAGGCAGCAGAGTGGGGCCAGCAAGAATGAAGATAAGAATATGGTTCAAGGATCACCATCTTTGTGGAATAACCTCAAAACG TCATACCCTAAGTTCAAGAAGTTCCGCAACAATAAGGCAAGATTCCACTATTTTATGCTTTGGGAGAACTTTATGATG TTTCATTTTCAAGTAGCAGGGGAAAGTTTTGCTTTTACCATCTTGACAGTTTGCAAATGTAAGGCTAAAGTCAGATGA
- the LOC8081666 gene encoding uncharacterized protein LOC8081666 — translation MSTATAKEEEAATAPAMGGEEAAARAAQKRYEALLTVRAKAVKGKGAWYWAHLEPVLIPPADTGMPPKAVKLRCALCSAVFSASNPSRTASEHLKRGTCPNFAALPTGPAGASGSQPSPTSTQQQLALPSNSTASSPVPISSIAPSSPRHHQHHHSNPHHHQQQQQQSGSRKRHTMPPAYTPADPVSHHHHLVVVDPSSVYSPALPALPAAPPPHQSSALVLSGGKDDLGALARLEDSVKRLKSPKASPVALMPKPQADAAVAMLADWFLESSPGVSLSAASHPKLRAFLRHVGLPDLQRADLAGPRLDARFAEARADATARVRDALFFQLAADGWREQVVTLSVNLPNGTSVFHRAVPVPAMAPSDYAEELMLNAVASVSASGSSNDLHRCAGIVSDRFKSKALRDLENKNYWMVNLCCQIHSFTHLVRDFARELSLFRSATAKSAKLAAYFNAKQTVRSLLHKHQIQELGYASLLRVAHVPFNGNGSNCRAAFDMLEDILNSAHPLHRAVQEDSYKLVCIDDSVAREIGEMVHSEAFWIEVDAAHSLVKLIMDMVKEMEADRPLVGQCLPLWEELRSKVRDWCEKFNIDEGTVLNVLEKRFRKNYHPAWSAAFILDPLYLVKDASGRYLPPFKCLTPDQEKDVDRLITRMVSREEAHLVLMELMKWRSDGLDPLYAQAVQVRQPDPSTGRMKVANKQSSRLVWETCLSELKSLGKVAVRLIFLHATSRSFRCTPSMVRWLCAPGSLASGNDRAHRLAFVAANSKLERRDFSSDEDKDAELLAEGDDDVVNLPGNAEP, via the coding sequence ATGTCCACGGCAACGGCCAAGGAAGAGGAGGCGGCCACGGCGCCCGCAATGGGCGGCGAGGAGGCCGCCGCCCGCGCTGCGCAGAAGCGCTACGAGGCCCTCCTCACTGTGCGGGCCAAGGCGGTCAAGGGCAAGGGCGCCTGGTACTGGGCGCACCTGGAGCCCGTTCTCATCCCGCCCGCCGACACCGGCATGCCGCCCAAGGCCGTCAAGCTGCGCTGCGCCCTCTGCTCCGCCGTCTTCTCCGCCTCCAACCCGTCACGGACCGCCTCCGAGCACCTCAAGCGTGGCACCTGCCCCAACTTCGCTGCCCTGCCGACGGGACCCGCCGGCGCCTCGGGCTCGCAGCCGTCGCCGACGTCCACGCAGCAGCAGCTCGCGCTGCCGTCCAACTCCACCGCCTCGTCCCCTGTCCCCATCTCCTCCATTGCGCCCTCTTCGCCGCGCCACCACCAGCACCATCACTCCAATCCGCACCACcaccaacaacaacagcagcaatcCGGCAGCCGCAAGCGCCATACCATGCCCCCCGCGTACACGCCAGCGGACCCCGTCTCCCACCATCACCACCTCGTCGTTGTTGACCCGTCCTCTGTGTACTCTCCGGCGTTGCCCGCGCTGCCGGCGGCCCCTCCGCCACACCAGTCGTCGGCACTCGTGCTCTCCGGCGGCAAAGACGACTTGGGCGCTCTCGCCAGGCTCGAGGACAGCGTCAAGCGCCTTAAGTCACCCAAGGCATCGCCGGTCGCCTTGATGCCCAAGCCCCAGGCTGACGCGGCGGTCGCCATGCTGGCCGACTGGTTTCTGGAGTCATCGCCTGGCGTATCCCTCTCCGCCGCTAGCCACCCCAAGCTCCGGGCCTTCCTCCGCCACGTCGGGCTACCGGACCTGCAGCGTGCCGACCTTGCTGGCCCACGTCTCGACGCCCGCTTCGCCGAGGCGCGCGCCGACGCCACCGCGCGGGTTCGGGACGCGCTCTTCTTCCAGCTTGCCGCTGACGGCTGGCGGGAGCAGGTGGTCACTCTCTCTGTCAACCTCCCAAATGGCACGTCGGTGTTCCATCGCGCTGTGCCGGTACCCGCCATGGCGCCCTCAGACTACGCCGAGGAGCTGATGCTCAACGCCGTGGCTTCCGTCTCAGCCTCAGGTTCCTCCAACGACCTCCACCGATGCGCAGGCATAGTTTCTGACCGCTTCAAATCAAAGGCGCTGCGTGATCTTGAGAACAAGAACTACTGGATGGTGAACCTATGTTGCCAAATCCATAGCTTCACCCATTTGGTGCGGGACTTCGCAAGGGAGCTGTCGCTTTTCCGCTCGGCCACAGCCAAGTCTGCCAAGCTTGCTGCCTACTTCAATGCCAAACAGACGGTGCGGTCTTTGCTGCACAAGCATCAAATCCAAGAGCTCGGTTATGCCTCGCTCCTTCGAGTCGCACATGTGCCGTTTAACGGCAATGGCAGCAACTGCCGTGCGGCCTTTGACATGCTGGAGGACATTCTGAATTCTGCACACCCGCTCCATCGTGCTGTGCAAGAGGACTCCTACAAGCTCGTGTGCATCGATGACTCGGTTGCCCGAGAGATTGGGGAGATGGTGCACAGTGAGGCTTTCTGGATAGAGGTTGATGCTGCGCATTCGCTCGTGAAGCTGATAATGGATATGGTGAAGGAGATGGAGGCTGATCGACCTCTTGTTGGTCAGTGCCTGCCGCTATGGGAGGAATTGCGTAGCAAGGTTAGAGATTGGTGTGAGAAGTTCAACATTGATGAAGGTACTGTTCTGAATGTGCTTGAGAAGAGGTTTAGAAAAAACTACCACCCAGCCTGGTCGGCAGCCTTCATTTTGGATCCTCTCTACCTTGTCAAGGATGCCAGTGGGCGTTACCTCCCTCCTTTCAAGTGCTTGACGCCTGATCAGGAGAAAGATGTTGACAGGCTGATCACTAGAATGGTGTCCCGGGAAGAGGCGCACCTAGTTCTGATGGAGCTGATGAAATGGCGGTCGGATGGGTTGGACCCGTTGTATGCACAAGCTGTGCAGGTGAGGCAGCCTGACCCCTCCACAGGGAGGATGAAGGTCGCGAATAAGCAGAGCAGCAGGCTTGTTTGGGAGACATGCCTGAGTGAGCTCAAGTCGCTCGGCAAGGTAGCTGTGCGGCTCATCTTCCTCCATGCAACCTCCAGGAGTTTCAGATGCACACCGTCAATGGTGCGCTGGCTCTGCGCACCAGGAAGCTTGGCAAGTGGCAACGACAGAGCACACCGGTTGGCTTTTGTTGCTGCAAATTCGAAGCTAGAGAGGAGGGACTTCTCTagcgatgaagacaaggatgcagAGTTACTCGCTGAAGGGGATGATGATGTGGTGAATTTACCTGGCAATGCGGAACCTTAA